One Corynebacterium matruchotii genomic window, CGTCGGGAATGCAGCGCTTGCAATGGCCGATTCACCACTATAGAAAAGGCCCAATTGCTGGTTATAAAACGCAATGGGCTGACCGAACCCTTTAGCCGCGAGAAGGTTATAACCGGTGTGCGGCGTGCTTGCCAGGGGCGGAATGTTTCCGAAGACGCGCTCAAGCGACTCGCACAAGAAGTAGAAGAAGTGGTGCGGAGCCACGGAAGTTCGCAGATTCACGCGAACTTTATCGGCCGAGCCATACTTGACCCACTCCGCGAACTCGACGAAGTTGCGTACCTACGTTTTGCCTCCGTCTATAAATCCTTCGAGTCCGCCGCCGATTTCGAAGCCGAGATACGGCAGATGCGGCGGCGTGACCGAGGACTATGAGGCTAGCCGGTTTGGGCTTGTCGACGCCTACCGCAGGGCCGCAATCGCCTTGGAAATCTTCGACTCCGACACCTTCTGTGCGGTCCCTAATGTTTGCGCAAACAGACTGACCCGTAATTCCTGTAACAACCAATAAATATCCTTCACCGCAGCGGACTTGGCCCGAGCGGCCGGCATCTTTGCAAGCCGGGCAGCCAATGCGGCCTCCAATCCATGGATCACAGCCTGCCGGCGCGCGTCCCGATCCGGCTGCACCCCCATGTCATCCAGGCGCATGCGCATTGCCTTGACGTACCGGCCTAAATGCTTCAGCCGGCCAATCCCATGCACCGCCAAGGCGTTTTTCGGCACCAAAAACTCCAGCTGCGCCTGCATGTCCGTGATCGCCTCACCCGTCCAATTCGCCAACTCCTGCCGCAGCGCCACAAACTCCATCAAGGCCGGCGCTAACTCCACAATCATTTGCCGTACCAACCCCGGCACTTCTGGGCGGATTTTGGCCAGCAACTCGGCAAACTCGCCGGGATCCCGCACCGGACCCCCATGCCGCACCAAAAGGTCCCGGGTGGCTGCTACCCGAGCATCCGCCACCAGGCCACTAACACCCCCGTGTGGATAATTCTCCACCCCCACCCGCTGCCGTAGCGGCAGGCCATTCACCATTTTCTGTGCTGGGACCGGAATCTTCCGCAGCAGGAGCGTGAGCGTTGCCGTCATCATTGACGCATCCGCCTCCGCGCGCGTCCCAAACACCTTTACCGCCACCCCTTCCGGGGTTGCCATCAGGGCCGGGTATGCCGCTACCCGCTGCCCATCTACCTTCGTGAAAATCTCCGACGGGATCGCCCCCAGGGTGTCCGCCGTCCACTCAGACACGGAATCCTGCTCCACCCGGCGTCCCGCCTGCGACACCGATGATTGGATTTGTGTCGCCCGCCGGTGCTTGAGGGCCGAAAGATCTTTATCGGAATCAATGATCTTCCCCCGCCGATCCACCGCGGCAAACAGCATGCGTAAATGGGCAGGCAGGGAATCGAACCGGAACTCCTCCGGGCTGATCACATGGCCGCTCACCTCGGTCAACGCAGCTGCCAACTGCGCCCGCAATGATTCGGTTCGGCGCGAATCCAACAGCGGCACTACCCGCCGGGCATAATCCGGCGCGGGCACCACATGCCGCCGCACCTGCTTGGGCAAGGACCGAATCAGTTCGGTCACCAAATCCTCCCGCATGCCCGGGACCAACCACTCAAAACCGGTCGGCTGCAACCCCGCCAATAATGGCACCGGCACGTGCACAGTTACCCCATCGTCGGGCTCGCCTGGGACGAAGCGATATGTCAAATCAAAATGCAACGTTTCACCACCGGCGGTATACACCCAGGTGGTGGGAAAATCCGTTTCGGTCACGGAATCTGCGGCATGATGTACTAGGGCTGCCGGATCGAAATCCAGCAGGTTCGGTTGGGTGCGCTGCGTCTTCTTCCACCACTGGTCAAACCGGGTGCCGGTGGTGATGTGCTCCGGCAGTCGGGAATCATAGAAGTCAAACAGGGTGTCCTCGTCGACCACAATGTCACGCCGCCGGGCGCGCTCCTCTAACTCGGTGGCAGCTTGAAGTTTTTCCGCATTGCGGTGGAAAAACTTGTGGTGGGTGCGCCAATCCCCGGCGATCAACGCCTCCCGGATAAACATGTCCCGGGCCGCCACCGGGTCAATCGTGTGGTAGGGGACCAGCCGGTCGGCCACGACCGGCACCCCATAGAGTGTGGAGCGTTGGTATGCCATGGCGGCGGCCCGTTTGCTGGACCAATGCGGTTCGGAATACGTGCTTTTCAGCAGGTTTGCCGCAAGCCGTTCCACCCAGCGGGGGTCGATGCTGGCCACGTCGCGGGCCCACAGCCTTGAGGTCTCCACCAACTCCGCGGCCATGACGTACTGCGGGTTGGTCTTCGCCAGCGCGGAGCCGGGGAAGACCATGAATTTAGTGTTGCGGGCACCCTGGTATTCCCGGGTGTCAACATTCCGAATACCAATATGCGACAGCAACCCGGACAACAGAGACTGGTGGACCGCATCGGCCTGTTCAGCGCCTATCACCTCGTCTGCATCTGCCTGGCTGGTGGGGGATTGCACACTACCCCGTTGTCCCTGGTGGTTACCGCGGTTGCCAGGCTGGGAACTGTGCAGCTGTTTCGCCTCGGGCACGTACCGGTCGAGGGCGGCATCGTCGGTGGTCCAACCGAGCTGCCCACACACGGATTTTAATTGCCGCACCAAATCGAACCATTCCCGGATGCGCAGGTAATGGAGGAATTCCTTCCGCATTCGGTTACGGAAGGCATTGCCGCTGAGTTCTTCCCGGCTCCGAGCAATGTAGTCCCACAGTTTTAGATAACCAAGAAAATCCGAGGTTTTGTTTTTAAAACGGGCATGTAATTGATCTGCCTGCGCCTGGTATTCGAGCGGACGTTCGCGCACATCCTGGATCGACAGCGCGGCAACAATGACCTGGACTTCCCGAAGACAGCCCAGCCGTCGGGCCTCAATGATCATTCGTGCCATGCGCGGGTCTACCGGCAGCCGCGCAATATCCCGACCAATGGGAGTAAGTTTAGGCAGATTCGTGTTATTATCCGAGTCCTCTAGGGCGCCTAATTCTTTCAGTAATATTATGCCATCCCGGATGGCGCGGGTGTCGGGGGCCTGAACGAAGGGAAAGTCTTCAATATTGCCCAGTTTGAGCGCCGCCATTTGCAGGATAACACTGGCTAAATTGGTGCGCAGAATCTCTGGGTCCGTAAACTTGGGGCGGCTTAAATAATCCTCCTCGGAATAGAGTCGGATGGCGATACCATCGGCAACCCGACCGCATCGACCCGACCGTTGATTCGCGCTGGCCTGCGAAATATCTTCAATAGGGAGGCGCTGAACTTTGGTTTTTGTGGAATAGCGGGAGATTCTTGCGGTGCCGGTATCGACCACGAAATGAATGCCCGGCACGGTCAGCGACGTTTCGGCAATGTTGGTGGATAACACAATGCGCCGGTGGGCGTGGGGGCTAAAAACGCGATGCTGTTCCTGGTTGGATAGCCGACCGAAAAGCGGAACCACATCAACATTGCGCCACCGTTTCCCGGCGATGGCTTCCATGGCGTCACGAATGTCCGCCTCCCCCGGGAAAAAGCATAAAATGTCACCATCGCCATATTCCATGAGTTCTTCGATGGCGGAAAGTAACCCGTCCAGTGGGTCGATGTCGATGAGTTTACCCCCGGACTCCACCTGGAGCGGGCGGTAGAGCACTTCGACGGGGTAGGTGCGGCCCGATACCTCAATGATCGGCGCCGGGTTGCCGTCTTGATCTGCGAAATGTGCCGCAAACCGCTCCGGGTCGATTGTTGCAGAGGTGATAATAACCTTGAGGTCTGGCCGTTTAGGCAGTAATTGTTTGAGATAGCCGAGCAAAAAATCAATATTGAGGCTTCGCTCATGGGCCTCGTCAATGATAATGGTGTCGTAAGCATTAAGGTAGCGGTCATGCTGCATTTCTGCGAGCAAAATGCCATCGGTCATAAGTTTTACCGCGGTTTGCGGGCCCACCTGATCGTCAAACCGGATGGCATAGCCGACGCTTTCGCCGATGCGCTGCCCTAATTCGTCGGCAATGCGCTCCGCCACGGTCCGAGCGGCTAACCGGCGCGGCTGGGTGTGCCCAATGAGTCCCCGTCGACCCCGACCAATATCCAAACAAATTTTCGGAATCTGCGTGGTTTTGCCTGACCCGGTTTCACCAGCAATGATTACTACCTGATGGTCCCTAATAGCATCCGCGATATCGTCTTTACGTGCGGATACCGGTAACTGCTCCGGGTAGGTGATAGTTGGAATGCTACGAGCCCGCTTGTCGACGCTTTCTCGGGCGGTCATCATGTCCGCCGCAATGGCTGATAATGCTTTAGGAGAGCGGGCCTTCGCTAATCGACGCCGGAACCTGCGCTCATCAGCAATACTCAGTTGGGAAAGTTCGTCTTCTAATTGTTGTTTACTAGGCATATATATGTGTTTTCTACGGTCATGAATATAAGTTCTGTTGCTGCGGACAATGATTCTAGCAATATCACGCGGGTTTTCTCGGATCGGTGGGCAATGGTCCCCGCCCGTTATTCCCGCTCGGTATCCTCATCAAAGGTTTACCTCTTTGCAGCTGCCGCCATTATTATGGCAAGGATTACCCCCGCAGAGCTTTACTAGGCAAGCGGCAACCAGATGGCGAGCATTGATGACAGGGCGGCCACAGGTAGAGGGGGTAGCTGGCGGGGCTAATTTTCTACTGAGATTGCCAGCTGGCCGTAAGCGTGCCACACCACGGTTACCATTATCAATAGTGGTGAATGGTGTGATCAATGGATGTAGTTACTGCGTGCCAGGCGTGACATTGTACCCAATAATTGCGGTAGGAAACATGCATCTCAACCATAGTTTGCTTGGTATGTGTGTTCTAAGAATGGGGTAAAAAGGGGTACCTGAAGTGGCGTTTAAGTAAACTGAATAGAATTGTGGTGTGAAAGATCTATCGTTCAATGTTGGCGATACTTCTAGCAGCAATAAACCAGTTTTCCACGGCCGATGTGAGGTGAGTATTTGCCCCACATCACCCGCCTGCATGGTCGTAAATCCTCTATGAAGGTTAGTGGGTGTGGGTGGGATGCCTACCTTTTGCTGTCGCAACGGCATAAAATGATAACTTGGCTGATTGTCTAAAAATACAAAAAGAAATTCCTTGCTGATTACACGTTGTGTTGGGACCGTCAGCAATAAGGGCTTTCCAAAGGTATTTCAGCCCGATATGGGTGCATTCGGCCCATCTGCGCCGTTGTGAGATCACAATCAAAGTGGGGGAGGAAACTCACTCCTCACGGATTTTCCTCATACGGATGAGAGAAGTAACGAAAGGATTTACGTTGTGACAGACAACCACAACAATGATGACGGCAAGGAGCCGCGGGATAAGTCAGATCGGGAGGGGTCGGGCAAGCCCACAGATCCGCGGCAGAAGAATCCTTATTCACCACAGTCCGGCAATTATAGTGATGGGCTCACCGGTTCGGGCTCTGGAAGCAGTTCTTACGGCGGCTATGGGCAACCATCACAATCGAGCAACCCCTATTCCGGCTCTGGCAGTAACCCCTACGGCCAAAGCTCTTCCAGCTATGGGCAATCGCAGCAGGGGAGTAGCAGCCCTTATGGGAGCAATTCGAGCGGCTATGGGCAGCCTACCGGTGGTTACGGCCAGCAGGGTGGTTATGGGCAACCATCTCGAAGCAATAGCCCCTATGGGAGCCCGCATTCTTCCACCTCTGGCTCCGAGACCGGACAGTCCGGTTCCGCGTATAGCAGCTATGGTCAGTCGTCTAACTCGTCAGATCAATCCCAGGATAGTGGTAGCTATAACCGTCCTACCGGGATATATGGCCAATCGCAGCAGGGGAGTAGTAGCCCCTACGGGCAGAATTCCTCGTCAAGCTACGGGCAGCAATCACGGCAAAACGATTCCGGTAGCTATAGCCAACCGCAAGAAACCGTAAGTTACGAGCGCCCACAACAAAACGACACTGGTAATTACGAACGTCCGCAGCAAAACACTGGTAGCTATGAGCGGCCGCAGCAAAGCGATTCGGGCAGCTACAACCGTCCAACCGGTGGCTACGAGCAGCCTCGCCAACCTCAGTCGGGGAGTCCCTACGGTGGGCCGACGGGCTATGGGCAATCCCCGCAATCCGGCGGTGGATACAGTCAACAATCCGGTGGCTATGGCAGTGGTGGTCAGCAACCACCCGCCAATAATGCCGCCCCCTACGGCAGCCCCTCGGCGGCCGGCACCCCCTACGGTCAGCAATCAGGCGGCTATGGGCAGCCTGCCGGTGGTTACGGCCAGCCCGCTGGTGGTTACGGCCAATCTCCGCAACAAATGCCGGGAGGCGCCCCCTACGGTCAGCCTCAGGGGGGCGGTTACGGTGGTCAGGCTCCTACCAGTTCTGGTGGTTATGGCCAGCCGCAGGGCGGTTATGGGCAGCCCCAGGGTCCGCAGGGTCCCCAGGGCGGTGGCTATGTGCAACAAGCATCACCGAACTCCGGCGGTTATGGGCAGCCTAATTTTGGTGGTGGGTTTCAGCCCCAAGCTCCTGGCGCGAACCAGTATGGTCAGCAACCACCCCAGGGTGGTTTCGACCCGGCGGCAGGCCAGTATGCACCGCAACAGCAGAGCGGTCCGCAGTTACCTGCACCCGTGGCGGGCGTCGAGGTAGTGGGTCAGAACGCACTGTACGAAACCAACATGCTGAAACGGGAATCTGGGCTCAGCATTGGTATGACGTTTACCTATGGTTACAAGGCCATCATGAAAAACCCGGTACTCTGGTTGGCCATTGGAGCCGTGGTTGGTGTGATCATGGCTGTTGTGAATTATTTGAATCAGCGTCAGCTGCAGGCACAGATTCAGGAACAAATGCAAAACATTATGGCGGGCTCTAGCACCAGCGCCAATGTAACGGTTATGACGCCTACCATGATGATCGTGTATCTAGTCTTGGTGCTTGTGGTTATTTTGATTTCTCCTATCCTGTGTGCTGCGATTCTCACGCAGCTGGACGGGGAGAAAGTGACGATGGAAACCGTGAAAGCCCGGATGAATTATGTACAGACGCTCATCTCGGCAGCGCTAGTTGCTTTAGTGTTGATTGTTTTCTCTGGGATTTCCGGGTTGGCATCAAAGTATTTATCGTCTTTGATGGTGGCAAGTATCGTGGGTTTGTTGGTGTCATTGGCAGTGTTCTTTACATTACCATTGTTTGGTCTCGCCCCGGGGTTTGCATCTGAGTCTCGGGCGTCCGGGTTGAACTCGATTGTCGCTAATTTTACCGCAATGAAAAAGGCATATTTCCCGTTCCTCGGCTTGCTGCTGCTCTGGGGGGTTATCTTCGTTGTAGCGTCTCTTATCGTCTCCTTTGGCGGAATCATCGGTGTGATTACTAGCGCCATCCTTGTGATGTTTATTGCTCCAGTGCTCGTCAATTCCATGGGACATGCATACCGCCAGATGTCTGGTGCCCCCTACCCACAAATGTAGGAGGCAAATTCCCTTTGGTTCAGGAAGAGGATCTTCTTCCTGAACCAGTTTTTATTTCTATCGAGACAGCGCAACGGGTGGGGATCCTTCCATTCTTGAGGAAATCCCCACCCGGTTACGCTTGCGAATCAGCAGTCTTTATTTAACCCACTACTAACCCATTAGCGGGGCAGTTGGGAAATAACCTGATTAAAGGACCTGGTCACCAAATCGCCCAACAGGGAGAAATCGTCATATCGGGTTGACGAGCCACGGAACACGATACCCACCTTCCGGTAGGCGGACGCGGCATCGTGGAACCGGGCCGTCTCTACGGCAGGACGCACGCATTCGGTCTGTACCGCCGATTCTGGGATCAAGGTGGCCCCCATGTCGGCAGACACCAATTGCAGGACCGTGGTGAGGCTAGCAGCCCGGGTTTCGGCGTGATTCGGGGGCATGGGGTTGAACTCTGCCTTGCGGCACAAGTCAACGATTTGGTCCCGCAAGCAGTGGCCGTCGTCAAGCAGCAGCAGGGAGACTTCCTTTAAGTCCTTCAGCTTCAAATCTTTCCGGCCCGCAAACGGGTGATGCGCCGGCACCACCATGCGGAACCGCTCCTCGTACAGGGGGATCTCCTGCAAGCCAGCAGTGTTGGTGGGAACGGCCAGGATGGCGCAGTCGATACCGCCGTCGCGCAGCATTTGGACCAAGTGCTTGGTTTGGTCCTCGATGATGTGCAGCTCCAAATCCGGATATTTGTCCCGCACCAGTTCAATCAGTGTCGGCAGAATGTAGGGGGCGATGGTGGGGATGATGCCGATAGACAAGGGGCCAGACAAGGTGCCGGTGGCGCCATGCGCGTGGGAGAGGAAGTTTTCTGCAGCGTCGAGAGTTGCTTTCGCCAGGGGGAGAAGCTTTTCGCCAGCTGGGGTGACGATGACGCGCCGGGTGGAACGTTCAATAAGTTGAACGTTAAGACCCGTCTCCAGCGCAACAAGAGCCTGCGACAGTGAAGGCTGTGAAATGTTGAGCTTGGTGGCAGCGGTGCCGAAGTGCTTGTTTTCGGCAATTGTTACGAAGGTACGCAGTTGTGCAAGTGTTGGTCGATACTCTTTATTACTCATTTTCTTCGCCTATTTGCAAAGTTTGGTTTGATTTATGTCAATCTTAAATGCAATGGATAGCGGTATGCAATAAATTTACCCCCGCGGGTAGGTGATTCTTATGATGTGAAACCACCAAGCTGGCGTAAAGGCTGCAATGAGTGCAGTATAGTCAAACTTAAAGTAAAAACTTAAAATAAATTAAAATTATCTAAGAAATGGCCGGTTAAACGCCAGTTCGAAGGCCCAACAGGGGTGAAATTGGGGGTGAGAAACCGGAAAATCCGGGCACCCACGGTATCACATTCCCACATCATTAATTATCCAAATATCTATCACTTAACGCTAAAAATCAATTCGCAAGTCTGCGAACCTCACCTCCCCCGCGGCATCCGAAGCATCCAAATCAATTACCCCCGCGAAGCTGAACGCATTATCCCCCTCAGGGTCTTTGATGATCTGCCGCACCTCCCATGACCGGCCCGTCTTTTTCAGCAGGAAGAACTCCGGGCCCCGGGCCGCCGGCGACACATCAACATCGGCGTAGTCCTCGAAATACGCGTCCATCGCCGCCCCAAAATCCGGCGCATCATCCAAATACTCGGTCATCTGCGTCAATGTGTCCTCCTGCTCGTAGGCAAACAACTGCACCAGCCGGAACATGATATTTCGCACCATAATGCCAAAAGCCCGCTGATTGGCCGTCAGCGCCGTCGGATCCTCCACGCCAAACGCCAGCTCCCGGGCCAGCGTATCGCGGGAGATAGGGGCATCTGGGTCCGCTAATTGGGCCCATTCGTCCACCAGGGACGAGTCCACCTGCCGCACCAATTCACCCAGCCACACAATGATGTCCTCCAGGTCATCGGTGAGATACTCCTGCGGCACCGAATGCTGCAGTGTCCGCCACGCATCCGTGAGATAGTGCAACACCACCCCCTCCGCCCGCGCTAACCCATAGGTGGCGATCAAATCCGAAAATGTCATGCCGTGTTCGATCATGTCCCGCACCACCGATTTGGGGCTAATGTCGAATTCTCGTGCCCACGGGTGCCCCTTGCAGTAAATGCCGTACGCTTCTTCCAGTTCGTCGGCCAACGGCATCGGCCATGTGATTTCCTCCACAATCGCCATGCGTTCGTTATAATCCACACCCTCGGCCTTTAACGCGGCGATTTCCTCCCCCCGCGCCTGCTTCTGCTGCGCAATCAACAGGGGCGTCGGATCCTCCAACACCGACTCGAACACGCTGATCACATCCAACGTGTACGTGTCCGAATCCTTGTCCAAAAGCTCCAACGCCGCCAGCGCAAACGGCCCCAACGGCTGGTTTAACGCGAAATCCGGCTGCAACTCCGCCGTGAGCTGATACTCCCGGCCGGTCGGGTCCGGCTCGTCTAGCTTCACCACAATCCCCGCCGTCACCAGCCCCCGCAGTAGCTCTATCGCCCGCAAAATATCTTTATTCTGCTTTTCTCGGGAATCATGATTATCCCGCAACAAATGCCTCATGTGGGCAAACCCATCACCCGGCCGGCACACCACGTTTAACAACATGGAACTCGACACCCGAAACTGGCTCACCAACCCCTCCGGCTGCGCGGCCACAAGCCGCTGATAGGTCTTCTCCGACCACACTACTTCACCGTCCCGAACCGTTTTCTTCCGAAGCTTCTTCAGCTTCGCCGGATCCGTCCCTGCTCGCTGACGCAACCGCCAGTTTTCGATCTCATGTTCGGTTGCCTCGATGACAACATAACCCACCGTATCAAACCCGGCGCGGCCCGCCCGCCCGGCAATCTGGTGGAATTCCCGCGCCGCTAAAATCCGGCGCCGGCTGCCATCAAACTTCGCCAATCCGGTAAACAACACGGTACGGATCGGCACATTAATGCCCACCCCCAATGTGTCCGTGCCGCAAATAACCTTCAATAAACCAGTCTGTGACAACCGTTCCACAAGCCGCCGATACTTCGGCAACATGCCACCGTGATGCACCGCAATCCCACGCCGTAACAGCTTCGACAATGTGTGCCCGAAGGTAGTAGTGAACCGAAAATCACCGATCTCTTCGGCGATTTTCTCCTTCGTCTCCTTGTCGATGATTTTCAGGCTGGTGAGTGATTGTGCCCGCTCAACGGCCTCCCGCTGGGTGAAATGCACAACATAAACCGGTGCCTTGTCCTCCTTTAGGAGTCGCTCAATGGTTTCATGTATTGGGGTGTAAACAAATTCGAAATCAAGTGGCACTGGCCTATCGGCGTCCGCACCGACTAGCGAAGTAACCCGGCCGGTGCGCCTGGTCAAATCCTCCTGAAGCATGCTGGTGTTCCCCAACGTGGCGGACATCAATAGGAATTGCGTGTTCGGCATTTCCAGGAGCGGAACCTGCCACGCCCACCCCCGACTCGGGTCCGAATAGTAGTGGAATTCGTCCATGACAACTTGGTCGATTTCGGCACGCTCCCCACCGCGTAACGCCATGTTCGCCACAATTTCGGCAGTCGCACAAATGATCG contains:
- the nrdR gene encoding transcriptional regulator NrdR is translated as MHCPFCQNKQSKVIDSRVIDGGTAIRRRRECSACNGRFTTIEKAQLLVIKRNGLTEPFSREKVITGVRRACQGRNVSEDALKRLAQEVEEVVRSHGSSQIHANFIGRAILDPLRELDEVAYLRFASVYKSFESAADFEAEIRQMRRRDRGL
- the hrpA gene encoding ATP-dependent RNA helicase HrpA produces the protein MPSKQQLEDELSQLSIADERRFRRRLAKARSPKALSAIAADMMTARESVDKRARSIPTITYPEQLPVSARKDDIADAIRDHQVVIIAGETGSGKTTQIPKICLDIGRGRRGLIGHTQPRRLAARTVAERIADELGQRIGESVGYAIRFDDQVGPQTAVKLMTDGILLAEMQHDRYLNAYDTIIIDEAHERSLNIDFLLGYLKQLLPKRPDLKVIITSATIDPERFAAHFADQDGNPAPIIEVSGRTYPVEVLYRPLQVESGGKLIDIDPLDGLLSAIEELMEYGDGDILCFFPGEADIRDAMEAIAGKRWRNVDVVPLFGRLSNQEQHRVFSPHAHRRIVLSTNIAETSLTVPGIHFVVDTGTARISRYSTKTKVQRLPIEDISQASANQRSGRCGRVADGIAIRLYSEEDYLSRPKFTDPEILRTNLASVILQMAALKLGNIEDFPFVQAPDTRAIRDGIILLKELGALEDSDNNTNLPKLTPIGRDIARLPVDPRMARMIIEARRLGCLREVQVIVAALSIQDVRERPLEYQAQADQLHARFKNKTSDFLGYLKLWDYIARSREELSGNAFRNRMRKEFLHYLRIREWFDLVRQLKSVCGQLGWTTDDAALDRYVPEAKQLHSSQPGNRGNHQGQRGSVQSPTSQADADEVIGAEQADAVHQSLLSGLLSHIGIRNVDTREYQGARNTKFMVFPGSALAKTNPQYVMAAELVETSRLWARDVASIDPRWVERLAANLLKSTYSEPHWSSKRAAAMAYQRSTLYGVPVVADRLVPYHTIDPVAARDMFIREALIAGDWRTHHKFFHRNAEKLQAATELEERARRRDIVVDEDTLFDFYDSRLPEHITTGTRFDQWWKKTQRTQPNLLDFDPAALVHHAADSVTETDFPTTWVYTAGGETLHFDLTYRFVPGEPDDGVTVHVPVPLLAGLQPTGFEWLVPGMREDLVTELIRSLPKQVRRHVVPAPDYARRVVPLLDSRRTESLRAQLAAALTEVSGHVISPEEFRFDSLPAHLRMLFAAVDRRGKIIDSDKDLSALKHRRATQIQSSVSQAGRRVEQDSVSEWTADTLGAIPSEIFTKVDGQRVAAYPALMATPEGVAVKVFGTRAEADASMMTATLTLLLRKIPVPAQKMVNGLPLRQRVGVENYPHGGVSGLVADARVAATRDLLVRHGGPVRDPGEFAELLAKIRPEVPGLVRQMIVELAPALMEFVALRQELANWTGEAITDMQAQLEFLVPKNALAVHGIGRLKHLGRYVKAMRMRLDDMGVQPDRDARRQAVIHGLEAALAARLAKMPAARAKSAAVKDIYWLLQELRVSLFAQTLGTAQKVSESKISKAIAALR
- a CDS encoding CvpA family protein; protein product: MTDNHNNDDGKEPRDKSDREGSGKPTDPRQKNPYSPQSGNYSDGLTGSGSGSSSYGGYGQPSQSSNPYSGSGSNPYGQSSSSYGQSQQGSSSPYGSNSSGYGQPTGGYGQQGGYGQPSRSNSPYGSPHSSTSGSETGQSGSAYSSYGQSSNSSDQSQDSGSYNRPTGIYGQSQQGSSSPYGQNSSSSYGQQSRQNDSGSYSQPQETVSYERPQQNDTGNYERPQQNTGSYERPQQSDSGSYNRPTGGYEQPRQPQSGSPYGGPTGYGQSPQSGGGYSQQSGGYGSGGQQPPANNAAPYGSPSAAGTPYGQQSGGYGQPAGGYGQPAGGYGQSPQQMPGGAPYGQPQGGGYGGQAPTSSGGYGQPQGGYGQPQGPQGPQGGGYVQQASPNSGGYGQPNFGGGFQPQAPGANQYGQQPPQGGFDPAAGQYAPQQQSGPQLPAPVAGVEVVGQNALYETNMLKRESGLSIGMTFTYGYKAIMKNPVLWLAIGAVVGVIMAVVNYLNQRQLQAQIQEQMQNIMAGSSTSANVTVMTPTMMIVYLVLVLVVILISPILCAAILTQLDGEKVTMETVKARMNYVQTLISAALVALVLIVFSGISGLASKYLSSLMVASIVGLLVSLAVFFTLPLFGLAPGFASESRASGLNSIVANFTAMKKAYFPFLGLLLLWGVIFVVASLIVSFGGIIGVITSAILVMFIAPVLVNSMGHAYRQMSGAPYPQM
- a CDS encoding hydrogen peroxide-inducible genes activator, translating into MSNKEYRPTLAQLRTFVTIAENKHFGTAATKLNISQPSLSQALVALETGLNVQLIERSTRRVIVTPAGEKLLPLAKATLDAAENFLSHAHGATGTLSGPLSIGIIPTIAPYILPTLIELVRDKYPDLELHIIEDQTKHLVQMLRDGGIDCAILAVPTNTAGLQEIPLYEERFRMVVPAHHPFAGRKDLKLKDLKEVSLLLLDDGHCLRDQIVDLCRKAEFNPMPPNHAETRAASLTTVLQLVSADMGATLIPESAVQTECVRPAVETARFHDAASAYRKVGIVFRGSSTRYDDFSLLGDLVTRSFNQVISQLPR
- a CDS encoding DEAD/DEAH box helicase, whose protein sequence is MGVNLTLAQMLPDLEEVPESLIDESIFDSFLAWAKDKGITLYPAQEEAALGILAGDNVILATPTGSGKSMVAIAAHFIAMARGQRSFYTAPIKALVSEKFFALCDIFGPESVGMMTGDATVNSQAPIICATAEIVANMALRGGERAEIDQVVMDEFHYYSDPSRGWAWQVPLLEMPNTQFLLMSATLGNTSMLQEDLTRRTGRVTSLVGADADRPVPLDFEFVYTPIHETIERLLKEDKAPVYVVHFTQREAVERAQSLTSLKIIDKETKEKIAEEIGDFRFTTTFGHTLSKLLRRGIAVHHGGMLPKYRRLVERLSQTGLLKVICGTDTLGVGINVPIRTVLFTGLAKFDGSRRRILAAREFHQIAGRAGRAGFDTVGYVVIEATEHEIENWRLRQRAGTDPAKLKKLRKKTVRDGEVVWSEKTYQRLVAAQPEGLVSQFRVSSSMLLNVVCRPGDGFAHMRHLLRDNHDSREKQNKDILRAIELLRGLVTAGIVVKLDEPDPTGREYQLTAELQPDFALNQPLGPFALAALELLDKDSDTYTLDVISVFESVLEDPTPLLIAQQKQARGEEIAALKAEGVDYNERMAIVEEITWPMPLADELEEAYGIYCKGHPWAREFDISPKSVVRDMIEHGMTFSDLIATYGLARAEGVVLHYLTDAWRTLQHSVPQEYLTDDLEDIIVWLGELVRQVDSSLVDEWAQLADPDAPISRDTLARELAFGVEDPTALTANQRAFGIMVRNIMFRLVQLFAYEQEDTLTQMTEYLDDAPDFGAAMDAYFEDYADVDVSPAARGPEFFLLKKTGRSWEVRQIIKDPEGDNAFSFAGVIDLDASDAAGEVRFADLRIDF